Below is a genomic region from Terriglobales bacterium.
CGGCCATGGAGATGGCGGTGGGCGTCAGCAATCCTGCGCGTATGTTCATCGGCCGGCTGCTCGGGGGCATGGTCAAGTCGCGCGTGCTCAAGGACGAGGGGCCGATGCAGAGAAACGCTCCCACCGCGCCCACCCTGGTCGTCGCCGATCAGCGCGACCTGGAAAAGGAAAAAGAGCGCCTCATCGGGCTCATCGACCGCTTCGCCTCCGCAGGACCCCCGGGATGCACCACCCATCCGCATACCTTCTTCGGCAAGCTGACGCCGGAGGAATGGGCGCGGCTGATGTACAAGCACCTCGACCATCACCTGCGCCAGTTCGGCGTCTGACCGGCGGGCGGCCCTCGCCACCGCCTCTGTGCTGTGGTTAGAGGCGCGTTGCTATAATCAGAGATTGCCCCATGCGCAAGAACAGGCTAGTGCGTTCGACGACGGTGCTGGCGGCAACGTCGAGGAGTAGGTAGGTTGACTCGCTGGCTCTGGAGGTAAGAATGTCACGGCGCTGGTTCTACTACTTCCTGTTTGGCTGCATCGCCTCCATCGCCGCTCTCGCCCAGACCCTAGCACCGCCGGTGCCTCAGCGCTTGGTCATTCATTCCCATGTTCTGAATGAAGATCGTGTGATCTGGGTGCGGATGCCCGCTGCGGCGCAAGGGAAGAAGGAAAGCTACCCGGTGCTTTATATGACGGATGCCGGCACCAACATCAACGAGATTGGCAGCACCATCGATTTCCTCGCCGACGCCAACTTCATGCCGCCACTCATCGTCGTCGCCATCGCCAACACCGACCGCAATCGCGACCTGACCCCCAGCCATGCCGGCGTGAAGCATTCCGATGGTACGGTCGACCCAGTGCCCACCAGCGGCGGCGCCGACAAGTTCCTCGACTTTATCCAGACCGAGCTGGTCCCTGAGATCGAGAGGCGGTACGCGACCCTTCCCTATCGGATCCTCACGGGGCACTCACTGGGTGGTTTGTTCGCTATCCACGCGCTGATCAACCGTCCTGAGCTGTTCAACGCCTGCATCGCTACCAGCCCGAGTCTCTGGTGGGACGACTTCCGCACTCTGCACCAGGCCCAGGAGTTTTTCGCGAAACAAAAGGAATTCAAGAAAGCGCTCTTCTTCGCGCTCGGAAACGAGGGCGGGAATATGAACGAAGGATTTGAGCGGCTGCAGAAGACGCTGAGCGCGAACCTGCCGAGAGGTTTTCTTGTAAAGTCGGCGCGCTATAGCGACGAGGTCCACCGCTCGACCGAACTCTTGGGCCACTATGGCGGCCTTCGCGCCATCTTCTCCGGCTGGCAGGCGCCCCTCGATCCGAAGACGGACATGCCGATTGGTGGCCTCGAGGGGGTCGAGCAACATTACCGCGCGCTCTCAGATCGCTTCGGGTTCAGGGTTTCCGCTGAAAAGGAGATCAACTCACTCGGCTACGCCCTGTTGGGGGCCAAGAAGATCGACGAAGCCTTGGCGGCTTTCAGGCGCAACGTGGAACTTTATCCACAATCGGCAAATCCCTACGACAGCCTGGCGGATGGTTTCGAAGCCGCGGGCAAACCCGACTTGGCGGCACAGAACGTCGAGCAGGCGGTCGAAGTCGCGACCCGGACCGGCGACCCGTTGCTGCCGGAGTTCAGGAAGCATTTGGAACGCCTGGTGGCCGCTGGCAAGCCCGCGCCGGGGAAAGCCAAATAGATGCAATGACCTCCGACCATTCCGATGCTGACAAGCGGTAGAGGATCAGGCGCTTTTCGTTGGCTCCAGCATCCGATCCGCAGCCAGCGAAGCCCCGCTGTTATAATCAAGAATTGTCCTCATGAACAAGAAGCCACTGGTACGTTCGACGACGGTGCTGGCCGTGCGCCGCGACGGCAAGGTCGTGATGGCCGGCGACGGCCAGGTCACCATGGGCGAAGGTGTGGTCAAGCACACGGCCAAGAAGATCCGCCGCCTCTACCAGGACAAGATCCTGGCCGGTTTCGCCGGCTCCACCGCCGACGCCTTCTCCCTGTTCTCGCGCTTCGAGGGCAAGCTGGAGCAGTACCACGGCAACCTGGGGCGGGCGGCGGTCGAGCTGGCCAAGGAGTGGCGCACTGACAAGGCCCTGCGCCACCTGGAAGCGCTGCTGCTGGTCGCCGACCCGAACCAGACGTTCCTGATCTCGGGCGCTGGCGACGTGATCGAGCCCGACGAGGGTATCGCCGCCATCGGCAGCGGGGGACCGTACGCGCTGGCGGCAGCCCGGGCTCTCTACGAGAACACCCAGCTCCCGGCGCGCAAGATCGTCGAGGAGGCGATGAAGATCTCGGCCAAGATATGCATCTTCACCAACGACCAGGTGACGATCGAGGAGCTCTAGTCGCAAGTCGTGGGTCGCAGGTCGTGAGTCGTGGGCGAAGCAGGAGCGTCTAATAGCGTAGAGCTCAGAAAAGAATGAAATGTCGCAGAGTAACCGCAAACCTCATAAGCAGGTCTATCTTCTGTGGCATACAGATAAACATGGCGACGAAAAACTGCTAGGCGTATACGCGACGGAAAAGAAGGCGACCTCTGCGATCGGCAGGATCAAAGGTAAGCCGGGCTTTTCGGGTCCGGGCGGCGAATTCGAGATTGCGAAATATGAAGTTGACAAGGATTACTGGATTGAAGGCTTTGCTCGGCGCGACGGGTTCAGCCTCCCAGCGTGGTTTCACCCTCCTGACTCAAAAGAATGAATGCTGGGCAGTACTCGGTTTTGACTGGGTACTGAGTACCGGGTACTGAGTACTTCTTTATGGCTATCTATTTACCGGGAACGGCTGAGGAAGAAACGCTTTCGCTCGATGACCTGACGCCGCGCGAGATCGTCGCCGAGCTCGACAAGTACGTGGTCGGGCAGAAGGACGCCAAGCGCGCGGTGGCCATCGCCCTGCGCAACCGCATGCGCCGGCAGAAGCTCCCGCCCGAGCTGGCGGAAGAGATCCTGCCCAAGAACATCATCATGATCGGCCCCACCGGGGTGGGGAAGACGGAGATCGCGCGCCGCCTGGCCAAGCTGGCGGGCTCGCCCTTCCTCAAGATCGAGGCCTCCAAGTTCACCGAGGTCGGTTATGTCGGCCGGGACGTGGAGAGCATGGTCCGCGACCTGGTGGAGATCGCCATCGACATGGTGCGCGAGGAGAAGCTCGACGACGTCGCCGACAAGGCCGAGCTCAACGCCGAGGAGCGCCTGCTCGACCTGCTCCTGCCGCCGCAGAGCCCGATCACCGGACACGCGGCCGCCGCGGGCTTCGCGCTCGAGAACACTTCCGGCGAATCCTATTCCCGCTCGCGCGAGAAGCTGCGCCAGCAGCTCCGCGAGGGCAAGCTCGACGAGCGCATGGTCGAGCTCGACGTGCGCGAGAAGTCCTTTCCCGCCTTCGAGATCATCTCCAACCAGGGCGTGGAGGAGATGGACGTCAACATCAAGGACATGCTGCCCAACATCTTCGGCCAGCGCACCAAGAAGCGGAAGATGAAGGTCAGCGAGGCCTTCGATTACCTGATCCAGGAAGAAGAGCAGCGGCTGATCGACATGGAGCAGGTCACGCGCACCGCGGTGGAGCGGGTGGAGCAGTCGGGCATCATCTTCCTCGACGAGATCGACAAGATCGCCGGCCGGGAGAGCGGCCACGGCCCCGACGTCTCCCGCGAGGGCGTGCAGCGCGACATCCTGCCCATCGTCGAGGGCACCACCGTGAACACCCGCTACGGCATGGTGCGCACCGACCACATCCTCTTCATCGCCGCCGGCGCCTTCCACGTCTCCAAGCCCAGCGACCTGATCCCCGAATTGCAGGGGCGCTTCCCCATCCGGGTGGAGCTGCAGTCCCTGACCATCGAGGACTTCATCAAGATCCTCACCGAGCCCAAGTCATCGCTGGTGAAGCAGTACACCGCGCTGCTCGAGACCGAGGGCCTGAAGCTGGAGTTCACCCGCGAGGCGCTGGAGGAAGTGGCGCGCTTCGCCTTCCGGGTGAATGAGGGCACGGAGAACATCGGGGCGCGGCGGCTGCACACCATCATGGAGCGGGTGCTCGACGAGATCAGCTTCGGCGCTCCCGACCTGAAGGAAAAAGACGTGAAGGTGGACGGCGACTACGTGCGCCGCATGGTCGCCGACATCGTGAAGGACCAGGACCTGTCGCGCTACATCCTCTAGGCGACTTTCTTCACCGGCTTGCCCGGATACTTTCGGGGCTTGGCGTCCTCGGCGGCGTTCTTCCGCTCTTCCAGGCCGGCGGCGATCACGATCGCCATGATGACCACGAAGATGATGACCGCGGTGATCCCCATCACCAGGATCGGCATACCGCACCTCTGGCTGTAGCTTGGCGCAGCGGGGGACGGGTGTCAGTGATTGCGGTCACAGAGGACGGCCGGGTGCCTGCGGTCGCGGTACTCGTGCAGGAAGCGATAATCCCACAGCACGGCGGCGTAAGCGCGCGGCTTGCCTTCCTCTTCCGGCAGTTCGGTGCGCACCACCGTGCACGAGCACAGGACGGTGCTGTGCTCCTGGCCGGTGATCTCCTTGGGCATCTCCAGGATGAGCTCGATGGAGGCGTTCTCGCGCACCGGATTGTCGGTGCGGAACAGGACCCCGGAGTTGCTGATGTTCTCCGCCGTGCCCGCCAGCCAGTCCTGGGTCCCGCGCTCGCGGAAACGCATCTCCGTGTTCTGCAGCTTGAGACGCCGTGCCCGTGGCGTCCAGGTAGGCTTCCGGACCGGCCGTGGCCCCTTGCGCGCTCCTTCCATCACCCGCTCGGCGAAGCGGCCGGCGGTGATGCGCTCCGTCCGCCTCATCCTTTTCCAGTCGTAGGCCCACTCGTCGCCGCAGAGCAGGCAGACCTGGTAATAGGCGCCGTCGGACCAGCGGCGCGGCCAGGAGAACTCGTGCGAGCAGCGCCCGATGATGTTCATGAGTGTCCGGCCCATCGCAGCCTCCCTACCACCAGATGCAGTCATAACCCACAAGGGCGGGAAATCGTAGATACCAAGAGGTCATGGCAATTGGTACCTTTGGCCGGATGAACCATTTTCCAGGCAACTTGGCGGCGACTGGCGGGGTGCGACGGGTTGCTGGTAGGCTGGTGCGCTTCATGAAATCCGCACAAATCCTCCTGACGGCGCTGGCGCTGCTGGCGGCGGTGTCCTGCGGCACGCCGGGCGCGCCCATGCCGCCGTCGCTGCACCTCCCGCAACCGGTGGCGGACCTGAAGGCCACCCGC
It encodes:
- a CDS encoding DUF1569 domain-containing protein yields the protein MRSLYQPERVAEVKQRIAGLKADSPRQWGKMNGAQALAHCSAAMEMAVGVSNPARMFIGRLLGGMVKSRVLKDEGPMQRNAPTAPTLVVADQRDLEKEKERLIGLIDRFASAGPPGCTTHPHTFFGKLTPEEWARLMYKHLDHHLRQFGV
- a CDS encoding alpha/beta hydrolase-fold protein, producing MSRRWFYYFLFGCIASIAALAQTLAPPVPQRLVIHSHVLNEDRVIWVRMPAAAQGKKESYPVLYMTDAGTNINEIGSTIDFLADANFMPPLIVVAIANTDRNRDLTPSHAGVKHSDGTVDPVPTSGGADKFLDFIQTELVPEIERRYATLPYRILTGHSLGGLFAIHALINRPELFNACIATSPSLWWDDFRTLHQAQEFFAKQKEFKKALFFALGNEGGNMNEGFERLQKTLSANLPRGFLVKSARYSDEVHRSTELLGHYGGLRAIFSGWQAPLDPKTDMPIGGLEGVEQHYRALSDRFGFRVSAEKEINSLGYALLGAKKIDEALAAFRRNVELYPQSANPYDSLADGFEAAGKPDLAAQNVEQAVEVATRTGDPLLPEFRKHLERLVAAGKPAPGKAK
- the hslV gene encoding ATP-dependent protease subunit HslV; the protein is MNKKPLVRSTTVLAVRRDGKVVMAGDGQVTMGEGVVKHTAKKIRRLYQDKILAGFAGSTADAFSLFSRFEGKLEQYHGNLGRAAVELAKEWRTDKALRHLEALLLVADPNQTFLISGAGDVIEPDEGIAAIGSGGPYALAAARALYENTQLPARKIVEEAMKISAKICIFTNDQVTIEEL
- the hslU gene encoding ATP-dependent protease ATPase subunit HslU; its protein translation is MAIYLPGTAEEETLSLDDLTPREIVAELDKYVVGQKDAKRAVAIALRNRMRRQKLPPELAEEILPKNIIMIGPTGVGKTEIARRLAKLAGSPFLKIEASKFTEVGYVGRDVESMVRDLVEIAIDMVREEKLDDVADKAELNAEERLLDLLLPPQSPITGHAAAAGFALENTSGESYSRSREKLRQQLREGKLDERMVELDVREKSFPAFEIISNQGVEEMDVNIKDMLPNIFGQRTKKRKMKVSEAFDYLIQEEEQRLIDMEQVTRTAVERVEQSGIIFLDEIDKIAGRESGHGPDVSREGVQRDILPIVEGTTVNTRYGMVRTDHILFIAAGAFHVSKPSDLIPELQGRFPIRVELQSLTIEDFIKILTEPKSSLVKQYTALLETEGLKLEFTREALEEVARFAFRVNEGTENIGARRLHTIMERVLDEISFGAPDLKEKDVKVDGDYVRRMVADIVKDQDLSRYIL